A genome region from Triplophysa rosa linkage group LG24, Trosa_1v2, whole genome shotgun sequence includes the following:
- the prickle1b gene encoding prickle-like protein 1b isoform X1: protein MHFTQCRMHYTERPHLMSLETTSGIRSITRAPEMDSRGTKVARGFQRSSTSDDDSGCALEEYTWVPPGLRPDQVQIYFSCLPEEKVPYVNSPGEKHRIRQLLYQLPPHDNEIRYCQSLSEEERRELHMFSIQRKKEALGRGTPKLLPRGLQHSCEHCKENIRAGEMAVFASRAGAGTCWHPACFTCSTCNELLVDLIYFYHNGQIYCGRHHAELLKPRCSACDEIIFADECTEAEGRHWHMKHFSCFECETILGGQRYIMKDGRPFCCGCFESLYAEYCEACGENIGVDHAQMTYEGVHWHATDKCFCCAQCKTSLLGCPFLPKDGRIYCSKSCSLGEDVHASDSSDSAFQSARSRESRHSIRMGKSSRSTEQRKQTLLYSATDYRISNACSENTENMCHQLERLNFTDNNYWRDREEQEAPEDCMEDWAEHDDYMTQLLLKFGDRGVIQKEDTRQTEQWMSKDFKSNRTKPEKKISGHNLASKKHHTDTYWAQSQDGLGDSAYGSHPGPASARKIQELELDQGAGPGFWSEPRQWFEDSLECITSELRKTEHSMGDSMDSLALSNITGASVDGDSKERQTIYSLQNIKEQDQEVEEFDNISNMGTLNSSLLHRSANSLKSLNSELDHEDALGNQEAEDEEEEDAIAPYMGEEMLDLPVLRRTMSQSQPQSRPQQVKFSGDVVDTKYYGGLGLRQPPMSERTCRRTHHMEEQPRRPSNRHHHKHRQGRKTRSENALHLPKEQAKLHVVPQIISSSRPEPRNGILLNPSTHSQHPYHQMPSDYAQHFQDFCDDEDDWCSTCSSSSSESEEEGFFLGQPIPKPRSQSFHYYTEDFPTRVTALTPPFGSRTKSKKKGHKSKNCIIS, encoded by the exons ATGCATTTTACTCAATGCAGGATGCATTACACAGAG CGCCCTCATCTGATGAGTCTTGAGACTACGTCAGGTATCCGGTCCATCACCCGGGCACCGGAGATGGATTCGAGAGGAACCAAAGTGGCACGTGGGTTTCAGAGAAGTTCAACCTCTGATGACGACTCTGGATGCGCCCTGGAAGAGTACACCTGGGTTCCACCTGGACTACGACCTGATCAG GTCCAGATCTACTTTTCCTGCCTGCCAGAGGAGAAGGTGCCGTATGTCAACAGCCCAGGAGAGAAACACAGGATCAGACAACTTCTCTATCAGCTGCCTCCACATGACAATGAG ATCCGATACTGCCAGTCCCTCAGCGAAGAGGAGAGACGGGAACTCCACATGTTTAGCATTCAGAGGAAGAAAGAGGCACTTGGACGGGGAACCCCAAAACTGCTTCCCAGAGGCCTGCAGCACAGTTGCGAGCAT TGTAAAGAGAACATCAGGGCTGGAGAGATGGCAGTGTTTGCTTCAAGAGCGGGTGCTGGGACTTGTTGGCATCCAGCATGCTTTACTTGCTCCACCTGTAATGAGCTTCTGGTAGACCTCATCTATTTCTACCACAATGGCCAAATCTACTGCGGCAGACATCACGCAGAGCTTTTGAAACCGAGGTGTTCGGCATGTGACGAG ATCATCTTTGCTGATGAGTGCACCGAAGCTGAGGGTCGCCACTGGCACATGAAGCATTTCTCTTGCTTTGAATGTGAGACGATATTAGGGGGGCAGAGGTACATCATGAAAGACGGCCGACCATTCTGCTGTGGATGCTTTGAGTCCCTGTATGCGGAGTATTGCGAGGCCTGTGGGGAAAACATAG GAGTAGACCACGCACAGATGACGTATGAGGGTGTACACTGGCACGCCACTGACAAATGCTTCTGTTGTGCCCAATGCAAAACCTCCCTGCTTGGCTGCCCCTTTCTTCCAAAAGATGGTCGGATATACTGCTCTAAATCTTGCAGCCTAGGTGAAGACGTCCATGCCTCCGACTCGTCCGACTCAGCCTTCCAGTCCGCCAGGTCACGGGAATCTCGCCACAGCATACGAATGGGCAAGAGCAGTCGCTCTACAGAGCAGCGTAAGCAGACACTACTCTATTCAGCAACAGACTACAGGATCTCTAATGCCTGCAGCGAAAACACAGAGAACATGTGCCATCAACTGGAGAGACTCAACTTCACAGACAACAACTACTGGAGAGATCGGGAAGAGCAGGAAGCCCCTGAAGATTGCATGGAGGATTGGGCGGAGCATGATGACTACATGACCCAGCTGCTCCTGAAGTTTGGAGACCGTGGAGTCATCCAGAAGGAGGACACCAGGCAGACAGAGCAATGGATGAGCAAAGACTTCAAGTCCAATAGGACCAAACCTGAGAAGAAGATCAGCGGTCACAATTTGGCAAGCAAGAAGCATCACACGGATACGTACTGGGCCCAGTCTCAGGACGGACTCGGAGATTCAGCTTACGGAAGTCACCCTGGGCCAGCTAGTGCTAGAAAGATTCAAGAGCTGGAGCTTGATCAAGGAGCCGGACCTGGATTCTGGTCCGAGCCGAGGCAATGGTTTGAAGATTCTCTGGAGTGCATTACAAGTGAACTTCGAAAGACAGAGCACAGCATGGGAGACTCTATGGATTCTCTAGCGCTCTCAAATATTACAG GAGCTTCAGTTGATGGAGACAGCAAAGAAAGACAGACCATATACTCCCTCCAAAACATTAAAGAACAGGACCAAGAGGTGGAAGAGTTCGATAACATTAGCAATATGGGCACACTTAACTCCTCACTGCTTCACAGGAGTGCTAATTCCCTAAAGAGCCTAAACTCTGAGCTGGACCATGAGGATGCACTTGGGAATCAGGAGGCAGAagatgaggaggaagaggatgCAATTGCACCTTATATGGGAGAGGAGATGTTGGATCTTCCTGTGTTGAGAAGGACCATGTCTCAATCGCAGCCCCAATCCAGACCCCAACAAGTAAAGTTCTCGGGGGATGTTGTGGATACAAAATATTATGGTGGGCTGGGCTTGAGGCAACCACCAATGAGTGAGAGGACTTGCAGACGGACACATCACATGGAGGAGCAACCCAGACGTCCCTCAAACAGACATCaccacaaacacagacagggcAGGAAAACACGCTCAGAAAATGCTTTACATTTACCAAAAGAGCAGGCAAAACTGCACGTTGTGCCTCAGATAATTAGCTCAAGCAGGCCAGAGCCTAGGAACGGTATCCTTCTTAATCCATCTACACACAGTCAACACCCCTACCACCAAATGCCATCAGACTATGCCCAACACTTCCAAGACTTTTGTGATGATGAAGACGACTGGTGTTCCACATGTTCTTCTTCATCCTCAGAGTCTGAGGAAGAAGGGTTCTTCCTTGGCCAGCCAATCCCCAAGCCTCGCTCCCAAAGCTTTCATTATTACACAGAGGACTTTCCGACACGCGTTACAGCTTTAACGCCACCTTTCGGCTCACGGACCAAATCGAAAAAGAAAGGTCACAAGAGCAAGAACTGCATTATTTCTTAG
- the prickle1b gene encoding prickle-like protein 1b isoform X2, whose product MSLETTSGIRSITRAPEMDSRGTKVARGFQRSSTSDDDSGCALEEYTWVPPGLRPDQVQIYFSCLPEEKVPYVNSPGEKHRIRQLLYQLPPHDNEIRYCQSLSEEERRELHMFSIQRKKEALGRGTPKLLPRGLQHSCEHCKENIRAGEMAVFASRAGAGTCWHPACFTCSTCNELLVDLIYFYHNGQIYCGRHHAELLKPRCSACDEIIFADECTEAEGRHWHMKHFSCFECETILGGQRYIMKDGRPFCCGCFESLYAEYCEACGENIGVDHAQMTYEGVHWHATDKCFCCAQCKTSLLGCPFLPKDGRIYCSKSCSLGEDVHASDSSDSAFQSARSRESRHSIRMGKSSRSTEQRKQTLLYSATDYRISNACSENTENMCHQLERLNFTDNNYWRDREEQEAPEDCMEDWAEHDDYMTQLLLKFGDRGVIQKEDTRQTEQWMSKDFKSNRTKPEKKISGHNLASKKHHTDTYWAQSQDGLGDSAYGSHPGPASARKIQELELDQGAGPGFWSEPRQWFEDSLECITSELRKTEHSMGDSMDSLALSNITGASVDGDSKERQTIYSLQNIKEQDQEVEEFDNISNMGTLNSSLLHRSANSLKSLNSELDHEDALGNQEAEDEEEEDAIAPYMGEEMLDLPVLRRTMSQSQPQSRPQQVKFSGDVVDTKYYGGLGLRQPPMSERTCRRTHHMEEQPRRPSNRHHHKHRQGRKTRSENALHLPKEQAKLHVVPQIISSSRPEPRNGILLNPSTHSQHPYHQMPSDYAQHFQDFCDDEDDWCSTCSSSSSESEEEGFFLGQPIPKPRSQSFHYYTEDFPTRVTALTPPFGSRTKSKKKGHKSKNCIIS is encoded by the exons ATGAGTCTTGAGACTACGTCAGGTATCCGGTCCATCACCCGGGCACCGGAGATGGATTCGAGAGGAACCAAAGTGGCACGTGGGTTTCAGAGAAGTTCAACCTCTGATGACGACTCTGGATGCGCCCTGGAAGAGTACACCTGGGTTCCACCTGGACTACGACCTGATCAG GTCCAGATCTACTTTTCCTGCCTGCCAGAGGAGAAGGTGCCGTATGTCAACAGCCCAGGAGAGAAACACAGGATCAGACAACTTCTCTATCAGCTGCCTCCACATGACAATGAG ATCCGATACTGCCAGTCCCTCAGCGAAGAGGAGAGACGGGAACTCCACATGTTTAGCATTCAGAGGAAGAAAGAGGCACTTGGACGGGGAACCCCAAAACTGCTTCCCAGAGGCCTGCAGCACAGTTGCGAGCAT TGTAAAGAGAACATCAGGGCTGGAGAGATGGCAGTGTTTGCTTCAAGAGCGGGTGCTGGGACTTGTTGGCATCCAGCATGCTTTACTTGCTCCACCTGTAATGAGCTTCTGGTAGACCTCATCTATTTCTACCACAATGGCCAAATCTACTGCGGCAGACATCACGCAGAGCTTTTGAAACCGAGGTGTTCGGCATGTGACGAG ATCATCTTTGCTGATGAGTGCACCGAAGCTGAGGGTCGCCACTGGCACATGAAGCATTTCTCTTGCTTTGAATGTGAGACGATATTAGGGGGGCAGAGGTACATCATGAAAGACGGCCGACCATTCTGCTGTGGATGCTTTGAGTCCCTGTATGCGGAGTATTGCGAGGCCTGTGGGGAAAACATAG GAGTAGACCACGCACAGATGACGTATGAGGGTGTACACTGGCACGCCACTGACAAATGCTTCTGTTGTGCCCAATGCAAAACCTCCCTGCTTGGCTGCCCCTTTCTTCCAAAAGATGGTCGGATATACTGCTCTAAATCTTGCAGCCTAGGTGAAGACGTCCATGCCTCCGACTCGTCCGACTCAGCCTTCCAGTCCGCCAGGTCACGGGAATCTCGCCACAGCATACGAATGGGCAAGAGCAGTCGCTCTACAGAGCAGCGTAAGCAGACACTACTCTATTCAGCAACAGACTACAGGATCTCTAATGCCTGCAGCGAAAACACAGAGAACATGTGCCATCAACTGGAGAGACTCAACTTCACAGACAACAACTACTGGAGAGATCGGGAAGAGCAGGAAGCCCCTGAAGATTGCATGGAGGATTGGGCGGAGCATGATGACTACATGACCCAGCTGCTCCTGAAGTTTGGAGACCGTGGAGTCATCCAGAAGGAGGACACCAGGCAGACAGAGCAATGGATGAGCAAAGACTTCAAGTCCAATAGGACCAAACCTGAGAAGAAGATCAGCGGTCACAATTTGGCAAGCAAGAAGCATCACACGGATACGTACTGGGCCCAGTCTCAGGACGGACTCGGAGATTCAGCTTACGGAAGTCACCCTGGGCCAGCTAGTGCTAGAAAGATTCAAGAGCTGGAGCTTGATCAAGGAGCCGGACCTGGATTCTGGTCCGAGCCGAGGCAATGGTTTGAAGATTCTCTGGAGTGCATTACAAGTGAACTTCGAAAGACAGAGCACAGCATGGGAGACTCTATGGATTCTCTAGCGCTCTCAAATATTACAG GAGCTTCAGTTGATGGAGACAGCAAAGAAAGACAGACCATATACTCCCTCCAAAACATTAAAGAACAGGACCAAGAGGTGGAAGAGTTCGATAACATTAGCAATATGGGCACACTTAACTCCTCACTGCTTCACAGGAGTGCTAATTCCCTAAAGAGCCTAAACTCTGAGCTGGACCATGAGGATGCACTTGGGAATCAGGAGGCAGAagatgaggaggaagaggatgCAATTGCACCTTATATGGGAGAGGAGATGTTGGATCTTCCTGTGTTGAGAAGGACCATGTCTCAATCGCAGCCCCAATCCAGACCCCAACAAGTAAAGTTCTCGGGGGATGTTGTGGATACAAAATATTATGGTGGGCTGGGCTTGAGGCAACCACCAATGAGTGAGAGGACTTGCAGACGGACACATCACATGGAGGAGCAACCCAGACGTCCCTCAAACAGACATCaccacaaacacagacagggcAGGAAAACACGCTCAGAAAATGCTTTACATTTACCAAAAGAGCAGGCAAAACTGCACGTTGTGCCTCAGATAATTAGCTCAAGCAGGCCAGAGCCTAGGAACGGTATCCTTCTTAATCCATCTACACACAGTCAACACCCCTACCACCAAATGCCATCAGACTATGCCCAACACTTCCAAGACTTTTGTGATGATGAAGACGACTGGTGTTCCACATGTTCTTCTTCATCCTCAGAGTCTGAGGAAGAAGGGTTCTTCCTTGGCCAGCCAATCCCCAAGCCTCGCTCCCAAAGCTTTCATTATTACACAGAGGACTTTCCGACACGCGTTACAGCTTTAACGCCACCTTTCGGCTCACGGACCAAATCGAAAAAGAAAGGTCACAAGAGCAAGAACTGCATTATTTCTTAG